In Solanum stenotomum isolate F172 unplaced genomic scaffold, ASM1918654v1 scaffold28496, whole genome shotgun sequence, a single genomic region encodes these proteins:
- the LOC125851679 gene encoding bidirectional sugar transporter SWEET1-like, whose amino-acid sequence MGDLVHTVQFVFGIFGNAASLFLFLVPMHTFKRIIKNKSTEQFSGIPYVMTLLNCLLTAWYGLPFITSNNILVATINGVGAAIELIYVFIFLLYGPNKQKRKILVIFVLVLIAFATAAVISISFFHGKNRRFFCGMAATIITVVMYASPLSNIRLVIRTKSVEYMPFFLSFAVVVSCTNWFIYGMLGMDLFIGISTCIGLILGVVQLILYFIYRDKKTSTIVDEFQYA is encoded by the exons ATGGGTGATCTTGTACACACGGTACAATTTGTTTTTGGGATTTTTG GAAATGCTGcttctctctttctcttcttggtACCCAT GCATACGTTCAAGAGGATCATCAAGAACAAATCAACGGAACAATTCTCTGGCATACCTTATGTTATGACACTTCTAAACTGCTTGCTTACCGCATG GTATGGTCTGCCATTTATAACATCAAATAATATCCTGGTAGCAACAATCAACGGAGTTGGGGCTGCAATTGAATTAATATatgtgtttatttttctcttatatgGACCCaataaacaaaagagaaaaatcttAGTAATATTTGTGTTAGTCCTTATTGCTTTTGCTACCGCAGCGGTTATTTCCATAAGTTTTTTTCATGGAAAAAATAGGAGGTTTTTCTGTGGTATGGCTGCTACCATCATCACCGTCGTCATGTATGCATCTCCTCTCTCTAATATT AGACTTGTAATTAGGACCAAAAGTGTGGAGTACATGCCTTTCTTCCTGTCATTTGCTGTCGTGGTATCTTGCACTAATTGGTTTATCTATGGCATGCTAGGAATGGATCTATTTATTGGA ATCTCAACATGTATTGGCTTGATTTTAGGAGTAGTGCAGCTGATTTTATACTTCATTTACCGTGACAAGAAAACATCAACGATTGTGGATGAGTTCCAATATGCTTAG
- the LOC125851685 gene encoding dihydrofolate reductase-like: MDEIIGEKKMKILCLHGFRTSGNFLKKQLSKWDPSIFAHFEMEFPDGIFAAGGKSDIEGIFPPPYFEWFQYNEDFTEYENLEECISYLCEYITSKGPFDGLLGFSQGATLSGLLLGYMEQGKILKEHPPMKLFVSISGAKFRDPNICNIAYKDMMKVKSVHFIGEKDWLKLPSQELTTAFENPLIIRHPQGHTVPRLDEAAMETLKTWTREIGFYSNESCVGGGPNEACKHVNIENGVEEGQKLEMPNEVEIQKAQE; the protein is encoded by the exons ATGGACGAGATAATAGgagaaaaaaagatgaagattCTTTGTTTGCATGGATTTAGAACTAGTggaaatttcttaaaaaaacaattaagcAAATGGGATCCTTCTATTTTTGCtcattttgaaatg GAATTCCCAGATGGAATATTTGCAGCAGGGGGGAAATCAGATATTGAGGGCATATTTCCACCACCATATTTTGAGTGGTTCCAGTATAATGAG GATTTTACAGAATATGAGAACTTAGAAGAATGCATTTCGTACTTGTGTGAGTATATAACAAGCAAAGGGCCTTTCGATGGTCTTCTCGGATTCTCCCAG GGAGCGACTTTATCAGGCCTTTTACTAGGGTACATGGAACAG GGGAAGATTCTGAAAGAGCATCCACCAATGAAATTATTTGTATCAATATCAGGGGCCAAATTTAGGGACCCAAATATTTGTAACATTGCATACAAAGATATGATGAAGGTTAAATCAGTCCATTTTATTGGAGAGAAAGATTGGCTCAAACTTCCTTCACAAGAGCTTACAACAGCTTTTGAAAATCCTCTCATCATAAGGCATCCTCAAGGCCACACTGTGCCAAGACTAG ATGAAGCAGCTATGGAGACATTAAAAACTTGGACAAGGGAAATTGGCTTCTATTCCAATGAGAGTTGTGTTGGTGGAGGACCAAATGAAGCCTGCAAACATGTTAACATTGAAAATGGTGTGGAAGAAGGCCAAAAACTAGAGATGCCTAATGAAGTAGAGATCCAAAAGGCTCAAGAATAA